A genomic segment from Betaproteobacteria bacterium encodes:
- a CDS encoding NAD-dependent epimerase/dehydratase family protein, with translation MSLPVLITGASGFVGKSLSNHLGAQGHVVRGGMRAPTEQFPFPSIAVGNIGPETDWTAALAGCQAVVHLAAHVHVMRHRAGDASGDFHRVNVEGSENLARQAARAGVRRFVFLSSVKVNGEEGAQRAFVESDPVMPMDAYGTSKAEAESKVGFEDDFGPK, from the coding sequence ATGAGCCTCCCTGTCCTGATCACCGGCGCATCAGGATTCGTCGGAAAGTCTTTGAGCAATCACCTGGGCGCACAAGGTCACGTGGTGAGGGGCGGGATGCGAGCGCCGACGGAGCAGTTTCCATTTCCGTCCATTGCGGTCGGGAATATCGGTCCTGAGACGGATTGGACGGCTGCGCTCGCAGGATGCCAAGCGGTTGTGCACCTGGCTGCGCATGTGCATGTGATGCGGCACCGGGCGGGTGATGCATCCGGCGACTTCCATCGCGTCAACGTGGAAGGCAGCGAGAACCTCGCGCGCCAGGCCGCGCGTGCCGGTGTGCGCAGATTCGTGTTCCTGAGTTCGGTGAAGGTCAACGGCGAGGAAGGCGCGCAACGCGCCTTCGTGGAAAGCGATCCCGTCATGCCGATGGATGCGTATGGCACATCCAAAGCCGAGGCCGAATCGAAAGTTGGTTTTGAAGATGATTTTGGGCCAAAATGA
- a CDS encoding type II toxin-antitoxin system HicB family antitoxin, whose product MQLTAVLIHAEEGGFVALNPETGTTTQGETIDEALANLQEATSLYLEEFPTVVSGPPLVTTFTVLARA is encoded by the coding sequence ATGCAATTAACGGCTGTTCTCATCCACGCGGAAGAAGGCGGGTTTGTAGCTCTCAATCCAGAGACAGGTACAACGACGCAGGGAGAAACGATTGACGAAGCACTGGCCAACCTGCAGGAAGCCACTTCCCTTTATCTTGAAGAGTTTCCAACAGTCGTTTCCGGCCCCCCTCTGGTAACCACTTTTACAGTTCTTGCGCGTGCCTAA
- a CDS encoding type II toxin-antitoxin system HicA family toxin, which yields MPKLPRVSGAQAIRALERLGFAVVRQSGSHVILRNGPAGCVVPNHKELKVGTLAGVLRQAGVSAGDFLRALND from the coding sequence GTGCCTAAATTACCCCGTGTCTCGGGTGCCCAAGCGATTCGGGCGCTCGAGAGGTTGGGCTTCGCGGTGGTGCGCCAGAGTGGAAGTCACGTCATTTTGCGGAATGGCCCGGCCGGCTGCGTGGTGCCAAACCACAAGGAACTCAAAGTGGGAACGTTGGCCGGCGTGCTGCGCCAGGCTGGTGTGTCGGCGGGAGATTTTCTCCGCGCCCTGAATGACTGA